The Victivallaceae bacterium genome contains a region encoding:
- a CDS encoding sigma-54 dependent transcriptional regulator: MKIKSILVVDDEPLIRDFLETLLKKYGYAVQTVSQYKDVKKLISKKKFDLVITDMNLEDGSGLDVIRAVRARSSHISILVITAFATIENAVAAVKHGAFNYITKPFSPETLLTFIKKAEEHASFHQNDDINTEIGSNDYPFVSESPKMQSVLITAKQAALSNANIFIHGESGSGKEVISKFIHEASPRSMHPYIKINCAAIPETLLESEFFGHEKGAFTGALNKKPGRFELADKGTLLLDEITEVPVPLQAKLLRAIQEKEFEHLGGTKTISVDIRILATSNRNLQQALQEKIFREDLYYRLNVISLSIPPLRERKEDILPLAEHFLKDFRQSHEKSLKRLSRSAVEKLCKYSWPGNIRELSNVIERSVILSSTDIISAEDLLI, translated from the coding sequence ATGAAAATCAAGTCCATTTTGGTTGTAGATGATGAACCCCTTATTCGAGATTTTTTGGAAACCTTACTGAAAAAATACGGGTACGCAGTACAAACGGTATCTCAATATAAAGACGTCAAAAAACTTATTTCCAAAAAAAAATTCGATTTGGTCATCACGGATATGAATCTCGAAGACGGGTCCGGTTTGGACGTGATCAGAGCAGTCCGAGCAAGGTCTTCTCACATTTCAATACTCGTTATTACGGCTTTTGCCACGATAGAAAATGCGGTAGCTGCTGTAAAGCACGGAGCTTTTAATTACATAACAAAGCCTTTCTCTCCTGAAACTCTGTTGACTTTCATTAAAAAAGCGGAAGAACATGCTTCATTTCATCAAAACGACGATATCAATACGGAAATCGGCAGCAATGACTATCCGTTTGTTTCCGAAAGTCCTAAAATGCAAAGTGTTTTAATTACGGCTAAACAAGCCGCTTTGAGCAATGCCAATATTTTCATTCACGGAGAATCCGGGTCCGGGAAAGAGGTGATCTCGAAATTCATTCACGAAGCTTCTCCGCGATCCATGCATCCTTATATCAAAATCAATTGTGCAGCTATCCCGGAAACTTTGTTGGAATCGGAATTTTTCGGACATGAAAAAGGAGCTTTTACCGGAGCTTTAAATAAAAAACCGGGAAGATTCGAACTGGCTGATAAAGGAACTCTTCTTCTTGACGAAATTACTGAAGTGCCGGTCCCTTTACAAGCCAAATTATTAAGAGCTATACAAGAAAAAGAATTCGAACATTTAGGAGGCACGAAAACAATATCCGTAGATATTCGTATTCTGGCCACTTCGAATAGGAATTTGCAGCAAGCTCTTCAAGAGAAAATATTCAGAGAAGATCTCTACTATAGATTAAATGTTATCTCGCTCTCCATCCCTCCTTTAAGAGAACGTAAAGAAGATATTCTTCCTCTGGCCGAACATTTTTTAAAAGACTTTCGTCAATCCCATGAAAAGTCCTTAAAACGATTATCCCGGAGTGCCGTAGAAAAACTATGCAAATATTCTTGGCCGGGGAATATACGCGAACTGTCCAATGTCATAGAACGATCCGTAATTCTCAGTTCTACGGACATAATATCGGCAGAAGATTTGCTTATCTGA
- a CDS encoding HAD family phosphatase encodes MLSFRAIPLGFHSVIRVTGREFVSIVLSHYDLFFFDCDGLLIDSEKVHYEAFLSAFAFFGLPYDLDYLEHRRLVGKDLEALKAYLVSRVPEVNEFWDDLYLKKHHTYIDLVAKDCIDLMPGVPEVLACLKRLDKKAVVVTNASRPIARKLMQRYPCLSEMDWVTRELYSRPKPAPDAYMYAYDRFYCKGMRVIGFEDSVKGLSALSKITAVAVFVNAVDDIELPVNAIHIASLKELVLE; translated from the coding sequence ATGCTATCATTCCGGGCGATTCCACTGGGATTTCATTCGGTTATAAGAGTAACGGGTAGGGAATTTGTGTCGATTGTTTTATCTCATTACGATCTCTTTTTTTTTGATTGTGACGGTCTTTTGATAGATTCCGAAAAGGTTCATTATGAAGCTTTTTTAAGTGCCTTCGCTTTTTTCGGATTGCCTTATGATTTGGATTATCTTGAACACCGTCGGCTTGTAGGCAAAGATCTGGAAGCCTTAAAAGCTTACTTGGTTTCTCGAGTTCCTGAAGTTAATGAATTTTGGGATGATTTATATCTAAAGAAACATCATACGTATATCGATTTGGTTGCAAAAGATTGTATTGATTTGATGCCTGGAGTTCCTGAAGTGTTGGCTTGTCTTAAACGGTTGGACAAGAAAGCGGTTGTCGTTACTAATGCTTCCCGTCCCATCGCACGAAAATTAATGCAAAGATATCCTTGTTTGAGTGAAATGGATTGGGTAACTCGAGAACTTTATTCGCGACCGAAACCGGCGCCCGATGCTTATATGTATGCGTACGATCGTTTTTATTGCAAGGGGATGCGTGTGATCGGATTTGAAGATTCCGTTAAAGGATTAAGTGCTCTTTCCAAAATTACTGCCGTAGCGGTATTCGTTAATGCCGTCGATGATATCGAATTACCGGTGAATGCCATTCACATTGCTTCTTTGAAAGAACTTGTTTTGGAATGA
- a CDS encoding N-acetyltransferase: MKEAIKPPIEGLEIRYSTLDDGVYIKQWSMEPGVSRGFPFKTEAEIDDSVRFWIGFSRYKSSLTTTLNGEVCGIATLVLMPYIKVAHHALVSIIVGGKFRGQGIGTYLLNNLCHLAKNHFRLELLYLEVYEENKAINLYRRFGFMEVGRQNHYYKEDGHYLAKITMERYL, encoded by the coding sequence ATGAAAGAAGCCATTAAACCGCCTATCGAAGGATTGGAAATTAGATACTCCACTCTTGATGACGGAGTATATATTAAACAGTGGAGCATGGAGCCGGGCGTAAGTCGCGGTTTTCCTTTTAAAACGGAAGCCGAGATAGATGATTCCGTGAGATTTTGGATCGGATTTTCTCGTTATAAAAGCAGTTTGACGACAACCCTTAACGGAGAGGTTTGCGGTATAGCTACTTTGGTATTGATGCCTTACATAAAAGTTGCGCACCATGCTCTCGTATCCATCATCGTCGGAGGGAAATTTCGAGGACAGGGGATTGGGACTTATTTACTTAACAATCTTTGTCATTTAGCTAAAAATCATTTCAGATTGGAGTTGCTTTATCTTGAGGTGTATGAAGAAAATAAAGCTATTAATCTGTATCGAAGATTCGGTTTTATGGAAGTGGGACGACAGAATCATTATTACAAAGAAGACGGACATTATTTAGCAAAAATAACCATGGAAAGATATTTGTAA
- the truA gene encoding tRNA pseudouridine(38-40) synthase TruA produces the protein MTCKYKLIIEYIGTYYSGWQKQPNKPTIQEETEKALSKIFRSKIIVIGSGRTDAGVHAVGQTAHITLPKPKKELSHLQLRNSLNALLPKDITIRALDPITDDFHARFSAKGKIYRYYITKRKKPSPFLEPFRHAISYPLDLKAMQNAASFLIGEHDFASFSNSGRTYKTTVRNINKLEIQEQDEDVIFEFSGNGFLYKMVRNITGTLIEIGKHKMKPKQIRDIMNTGNRIHAAETAPAKGLFLHQVLY, from the coding sequence ATGACATGTAAATATAAATTAATTATCGAGTACATAGGAACTTACTACTCAGGATGGCAAAAACAGCCGAACAAACCTACGATTCAAGAGGAAACGGAAAAAGCTCTATCCAAAATTTTTCGTTCGAAAATAATCGTCATCGGATCGGGGCGAACGGACGCAGGGGTACACGCGGTAGGGCAAACAGCCCATATTACTCTTCCCAAGCCGAAAAAAGAGCTATCTCATCTACAACTACGAAATTCCTTAAACGCTTTACTACCCAAAGACATCACCATTCGGGCACTTGATCCGATAACGGATGATTTTCACGCACGATTTTCCGCAAAGGGAAAAATTTATCGTTATTACATCACTAAAAGAAAAAAACCGAGTCCCTTTCTTGAACCTTTTCGACATGCAATTTCTTATCCTTTAGATCTTAAGGCTATGCAAAATGCGGCTTCCTTCTTAATCGGGGAACATGATTTTGCTTCTTTTTCAAATAGTGGGCGTACTTATAAAACCACCGTTAGAAATATCAACAAACTCGAAATTCAAGAACAAGACGAAGACGTTATTTTCGAATTTTCCGGCAACGGATTCTTATACAAAATGGTCCGCAATATTACCGGCACTCTAATTGAAATCGGCAAACATAAAATGAAACCGAAACAGATACGAGACATCATGAATACCGGCAACCGCATCCACGCCGCCGAAACGGCTCCCGCAAAAGGCTTATTCTTACATCAAGTGCTTTATTAA
- the lpxG gene encoding UDP-2,3-diacylglucosamine diphosphatase LpxG, with protein sequence MPSLIKFLPLFPLLFGIWSFYVEPNIISLTRLRWYLGEKSRHLSGLKLVHISDLHLNSTQSEKFLEKIIRKINELSPDILLFSGDFLCHATLHNEDRLKKFLNKFSPKMGAFCVLGNHDYAQYVSGNEKGMIDIIKPGVFRTFKRILASILNVFKANQSRKGTTEDAKKVGLNEKLCNLLKETPFRILNNETVTLPIGLNIVGLGELFLSQCRPDIAYRNYKPDFPGIVLVHNPDAIPDLSVYPGEWIFSGHTHGQQIYIPWPKFGKRLSEKLTGLENPEFCRGYIRVGNKQVYVTRGLGSTNRIRFNSTPEICLIECH encoded by the coding sequence ATGCCGTCACTAATTAAGTTCTTGCCGTTATTTCCTTTGCTTTTTGGAATTTGGTCTTTTTATGTAGAGCCGAATATCATTTCTCTTACTCGCCTTCGATGGTATTTGGGTGAAAAAAGTCGGCATCTTTCCGGTTTGAAATTGGTTCATATTTCAGATTTGCATCTGAATTCAACGCAATCGGAAAAATTTCTTGAAAAAATCATACGAAAAATCAATGAGCTTTCTCCCGATATCTTGCTTTTTTCCGGAGATTTTCTATGTCATGCCACCCTTCACAATGAAGATCGTTTAAAAAAATTTTTAAATAAATTCTCTCCTAAGATGGGGGCATTCTGCGTACTCGGTAATCATGACTACGCACAATACGTTTCCGGAAATGAGAAGGGAATGATCGATATCATAAAACCTGGTGTTTTCCGAACATTTAAAAGAATACTGGCATCGATTCTTAACGTTTTCAAAGCCAATCAATCGCGTAAAGGAACGACCGAAGACGCTAAGAAAGTCGGCTTAAACGAAAAATTATGTAACTTACTGAAAGAAACTCCTTTTCGAATTTTGAATAATGAGACGGTGACGCTTCCTATCGGTCTTAATATTGTCGGTTTAGGTGAATTATTTCTTTCTCAATGTCGACCGGACATTGCCTATCGAAACTATAAGCCCGATTTTCCGGGAATCGTTCTGGTTCACAATCCCGATGCCATACCCGATTTGTCCGTTTATCCCGGAGAGTGGATTTTTTCCGGGCACACGCACGGTCAACAAATTTATATTCCTTGGCCGAAGTTCGGGAAACGGCTCTCTGAAAAACTGACCGGACTTGAAAATCCGGAATTTTGTCGAGGATATATTCGGGTTGGAAATAAACAGGTATACGTAACTAGAGGGTTAGGTAGTACTAATCGCATTCGATTCAATTCAACCCCTGAAATCTGTTTGATAGAGTGTCATTGA
- the ispD gene encoding 2-C-methyl-D-erythritol 4-phosphate cytidylyltransferase: protein MKNDISLIFLAGGIGSRFGTSTPKQFLPLNGIPVAFHSLKTFLLRDDLSEIIVVCSGKYRSIFKDFPVRFASPGNQRIDSVASGLKKLSTASKYVCIHDAVRPFINNNDISELFVKGRQTGAAALAEPIINTVKEIDPDQSLIVKTVNRDLLVKTHTPQFLEASVLKKGLLKAQKQNLILTDDVSCAELLGTPCTYVFTKDLNIKITSPKDLAIAQALIQL from the coding sequence ATGAAGAACGACATCAGTCTTATTTTTCTCGCGGGCGGAATCGGATCGCGATTCGGAACCTCCACACCCAAACAATTTCTTCCCTTAAACGGGATTCCGGTAGCTTTTCATTCATTAAAAACTTTTCTTTTAAGAGATGATCTTTCTGAAATCATCGTTGTCTGTTCGGGAAAATATCGATCTATTTTCAAGGATTTCCCCGTTCGGTTTGCCTCTCCCGGTAATCAACGTATCGATTCCGTTGCTTCGGGATTGAAAAAACTTTCAACTGCAAGTAAATACGTTTGTATCCATGATGCAGTTCGACCCTTTATCAATAACAATGATATATCCGAACTCTTCGTTAAAGGTCGCCAAACCGGAGCCGCCGCTCTTGCGGAACCTATAATTAATACCGTTAAAGAAATCGATCCCGATCAATCCCTGATAGTGAAAACCGTCAATCGCGATTTACTGGTTAAAACTCATACTCCTCAATTTCTGGAAGCATCCGTTTTAAAAAAAGGTCTTCTAAAAGCCCAAAAGCAAAATCTGATTTTAACCGATGACGTCTCTTGTGCCGAACTTTTGGGAACTCCTTGTACATATGTCTTCACTAAAGACCTTAACATTAAAATCACGAGTCCTAAAGATCTGGCAATAGCCCAAGCTCTCATTCAACTATGA
- the prfB gene encoding peptide chain release factor 2 yields the protein MRGVFDLSVKETELIEKEKEIADPSFWNDQESAKRIISRANRLKEWVIPYSELRERISDVRFFLEEAVSDSDILEDLWQELSKCSQLLEGLESKRILSSPGDDRNCFFAINAGAGGTESCDWTEMLFRMYSRWFLKHDWTMEILDKLDGDVAGIKNVLVKVSGEFVYGYCRAEKGVHRLVRISPFDSNARRHTSFASVDVFPELDDDIVIDVKPGDLRIDTYRSSGAGGQHVNVTDSAVRITHLPTGIVVTCQNERSQIQNRESCMKILKARLYEKEVRERKEQLDTERGEKREIAWGSQIRNYVFQPYTLVKDARTGFEIGDVKGMMDGEFLDDFVIAYLKKFGEKE from the coding sequence TTGCGGGGTGTCTTTGACTTATCGGTAAAAGAGACTGAACTTATTGAAAAAGAAAAAGAAATAGCCGATCCTTCCTTCTGGAACGATCAGGAATCGGCTAAACGGATCATCTCTCGAGCAAATCGTCTTAAGGAATGGGTAATTCCTTATTCCGAATTGAGAGAACGAATCAGCGATGTGAGATTTTTTTTGGAAGAAGCGGTTTCCGATAGCGATATTCTTGAAGATCTATGGCAAGAACTTTCGAAATGTTCGCAATTATTGGAGGGTCTCGAATCCAAGAGGATTTTATCGTCTCCCGGAGATGATAGAAATTGTTTTTTTGCCATTAATGCGGGAGCCGGCGGAACGGAATCTTGCGATTGGACAGAAATGCTGTTTAGGATGTATTCCCGTTGGTTTTTAAAGCACGATTGGACGATGGAGATACTTGATAAGTTGGATGGGGATGTCGCTGGGATCAAGAATGTTTTGGTCAAAGTTTCCGGGGAGTTTGTTTACGGTTATTGTCGTGCCGAAAAAGGCGTGCATCGTTTGGTCAGAATATCGCCTTTCGACAGTAATGCGCGTAGACACACGAGTTTTGCTTCCGTGGATGTTTTTCCCGAGTTGGATGATGACATTGTCATTGACGTAAAACCCGGAGATCTGCGAATCGATACTTATCGATCGTCCGGAGCAGGCGGCCAGCACGTAAACGTTACGGATTCGGCGGTGAGAATTACCCATTTACCTACGGGAATCGTGGTGACTTGTCAAAACGAACGTAGTCAGATACAGAATAGAGAGAGTTGTATGAAAATTTTGAAAGCACGTCTTTATGAAAAAGAAGTGCGTGAAAGAAAAGAACAACTCGATACGGAAAGAGGTGAGAAAAGAGAAATCGCTTGGGGATCACAGATACGTAATTATGTGTTTCAACCGTATACTTTGGTTAAGGATGCCAGAACCGGTTTTGAGATCGGAGATGTCAAAGGAATGATGGACGGAGAATTTTTAGACGATTTCGTGATTGCTTACCTCAAGAAATTCGGAGAAAAAGAATGA
- a CDS encoding SWIB/MDM2 domain-containing protein, which translates to MNSKNKNSAFMQPVAISSDLAAIVGEGPMPRTEIVKNVWVYIKKHKCQDPQNKRNIVPDEKLAKVFGSKEPIDMFQMTKILSSHIKK; encoded by the coding sequence ATGAACTCAAAAAACAAAAACAGTGCTTTCATGCAACCGGTAGCGATTAGCTCTGACCTAGCAGCAATCGTCGGCGAAGGACCTATGCCAAGGACTGAAATCGTGAAAAACGTATGGGTTTACATCAAAAAACATAAGTGTCAAGATCCTCAAAACAAAAGAAACATCGTGCCCGATGAGAAGTTAGCCAAGGTGTTCGGTTCAAAAGAACCGATCGATATGTTCCAAATGACAAAGATTTTATCGAGTCATATTAAAAAATAA
- a CDS encoding histidine kinase dimerization/phospho-acceptor domain-containing protein, with protein sequence MNKELLNLNDNVSKLFHNAVEIERLQQNLKEKVDLLKNRLQISHRETENVISLIPDGILLINHAERIFVCNAAARAILDLPTGIETKDYHFSHFFKDDLFGFSVSQMLKNPEKPKTFCLTFSNHYETKDVEVFVRSYENGLFILIRDRSSYKQLEQSLEKYKSIAELGQMVATLAHEIRNPLTGIEGFAGILEEELLNPRHKKMIRSVIEGTRSLNYLVSSMLQYTHIPSLTLYPTNICDFITKLLPLFEAPFSSGRLFFNIENPTVVRSIDKDRFQSVLWNLIKNAFEASLPNKTIVITLTNDGDIIITNEGDPIPQDKINQLFVPFFTTKPDGNGLGLAESLKVIRMHGGNIVVKSMTEQTSFIIKLPG encoded by the coding sequence ATGAACAAAGAATTGCTCAATCTCAATGATAATGTTTCTAAACTTTTTCATAATGCAGTTGAAATCGAACGTCTACAACAAAATCTTAAGGAAAAAGTCGATCTCCTTAAGAACCGTCTTCAAATCTCTCATCGAGAAACGGAAAATGTCATTTCTCTTATTCCGGACGGTATTTTGTTAATCAATCATGCCGAGCGTATTTTCGTTTGCAATGCCGCTGCCAGAGCAATTTTGGATCTTCCTACTGGGATAGAAACCAAAGATTATCATTTTTCTCATTTTTTTAAAGATGATCTATTCGGTTTTTCCGTCAGTCAAATGCTTAAAAATCCGGAAAAACCCAAAACTTTTTGTCTTACTTTTTCCAATCATTACGAAACAAAAGACGTTGAAGTTTTTGTACGTTCATACGAAAACGGATTGTTCATTTTAATTCGAGATCGGTCTTCCTATAAACAACTGGAACAATCTCTGGAAAAATACAAGAGCATAGCAGAATTGGGTCAAATGGTAGCGACTTTAGCTCATGAAATCAGAAATCCTTTAACCGGTATCGAAGGATTCGCAGGAATTTTAGAAGAAGAATTGCTGAATCCCAGGCATAAAAAAATGATTCGCTCGGTAATCGAGGGTACACGATCTCTCAATTATCTAGTCTCATCCATGTTGCAATATACCCACATTCCCTCATTAACTCTTTATCCTACGAATATCTGTGATTTCATAACAAAACTTCTTCCTCTTTTTGAAGCTCCTTTTTCTTCCGGGCGACTGTTTTTTAACATCGAAAATCCTACCGTCGTAAGATCGATCGATAAAGATCGTTTTCAATCCGTTCTATGGAATTTGATAAAAAATGCTTTCGAAGCTTCATTACCGAATAAAACTATCGTCATCACTCTTACGAATGACGGTGACATTATCATTACCAATGAAGGAGACCCCATTCCTCAAGATAAGATCAATCAATTGTTCGTTCCTTTTTTCACTACTAAACCTGATGGGAACGGATTGGGTTTGGCAGAATCTTTGAAAGTGATACGAATGCACGGTGGTAACATTGTCGTCAAATCAATGACCGAACAAACTTCATTTATCATTAAACTTCCCGGATAA
- a CDS encoding YebC/PmpR family DNA-binding transcriptional regulator: protein MAGHSKWANIKHRKERADNKKSKIFSRIIKEMISAVKNGGSDVKSNPRLRMVVQKAKAHNIPNDNIERNIKKAGSVDQKAFEAVVYELYGYGGVGIIVEALTDNKNRTASDIRIAVNKRGGTLVEPGSVLYTFARKGVCYVDSGSIEEDALLKEIIEAGAEDLIQDEDGRFMVITEPHLLFEVKEKLEAENVKIVEEELTYLPLRQVDCNEEEGKANIALIEWLEDIDDIDVVYHNMA, encoded by the coding sequence ATGGCCGGTCATAGTAAATGGGCAAATATTAAGCATCGAAAGGAAAGAGCGGATAATAAAAAATCCAAAATCTTTTCTCGTATTATCAAAGAGATGATAAGTGCCGTTAAAAACGGAGGCTCTGATGTTAAGTCCAATCCCAGATTGAGAATGGTTGTTCAAAAAGCTAAGGCCCACAACATTCCTAACGATAATATTGAACGTAATATCAAAAAAGCAGGCTCCGTTGATCAAAAGGCTTTCGAAGCAGTCGTTTATGAGCTTTACGGTTATGGGGGGGTAGGAATCATAGTTGAGGCGTTAACCGACAATAAAAACAGAACGGCTTCCGATATCAGAATAGCCGTTAATAAACGAGGCGGAACCTTAGTGGAACCCGGAAGCGTTCTTTATACTTTTGCAAGAAAGGGTGTTTGTTACGTTGATTCAGGATCTATTGAAGAAGACGCTTTACTTAAGGAAATCATAGAAGCCGGAGCCGAAGATCTGATACAGGATGAGGACGGAAGATTTATGGTTATTACGGAACCTCATTTATTATTTGAGGTTAAGGAAAAACTTGAAGCTGAAAATGTCAAAATCGTTGAAGAAGAGTTGACATATCTTCCTTTAAGACAGGTTGATTGCAACGAAGAAGAAGGTAAAGCAAACATAGCGCTTATTGAATGGCTGGAGGACATAGACGATATCGATGTCGTATACCATAACATGGCATGA